A section of the Methanothermococcus okinawensis IH1 genome encodes:
- a CDS encoding type II toxin-antitoxin system RelE/ParE family toxin: MDADLLNLLKKMAKKDRKRVEIILKKIDEIVENPHHYKNLRKPMEDFKRVHIDKSFVLIFTVDDNEKKVVFVDFAHHDEIYTNKRLSNIMEKLHRE, from the coding sequence ATAGATGCGGATTTATTAAACTTATTAAAAAAGATGGCTAAAAAAGATAGAAAAAGAGTAGAAATTATTCTGAAAAAAATTGATGAAATAGTTGAAAATCCACATCACTATAAAAATTTAAGAAAACCCATGGAAGATTTTAAAAGAGTTCATATTGATAAAAGTTTTGTTTTAATATTTACTGTGGATGATAATGAAAAGAAGGTTGTATTTGTGGATTTTGCACACCATGATGAAATATATACAAATAAAAGATTATCAAATATTATGGAAAAATTACACAGAGAATAA